DNA from Geobacter sulfurreducens PCA:
TCACGCTCATGCACTCTGAGGCAACGCCACGTGGTGTCATCGTCGCCAATTACGAGCGTGCCGGTGAGGTGCAGACGGGCTCGTTTTGAGCTTGGATTTTCATTGCATCCGCGCAGCGGAATGCATCGCCGCCTGCAACGGGTTGGGACGGTCTACGGGGACATGGTTGATTAGTTGAGTAGCGAAGGGTAAGTCGACAAATCAACTCCGTCCCCTGGTGGACCTCGAAACTATGAAATCAAAGTGGAAGAAAATCCTGCTCTGGAGTGGAGGTTTCGTTTTGGCGGCGATTGCCGTGGCCAAGGTAGTCGACATCAACGAACGCCCAAAACGAGTGGCTTCAATCTTGAACATACCTTCACTTCCGAAATCCGCACGAGTCATCGATTGCAATGCTGCATTCATTCCCACAGATGTTGTTGATACGTGCTCAATAGAAATAGATGCGAACGATTTCCCAGACCTGCTCAGTGGCTATAACTTTTCCGAATCGCCAACAACAGAAACGAGTCATTCCGCTGTTTTCACTAAAGTCGGACCTGAGTTCCCTCTCGCAGTGGAATTCACCGCAGTTCCGAAGGAACTCAAGCACGGCGGCCATGTGAAGGTCTTAGCCGACCGAGAGCGGAGGCGTGCAGTGATCGACTTGTATGTCGAGTAAAAAGTCCAACCAGGAAGTTGGACCAGCCGAGCTGGTCAACTCCCCGCCCAACTGGGCGCAATCAAATTTACTGACAAGCAGAGGCGACTATGAGCGCATGGGAAAAATTCAAAAATAAATTCGGCAAGATCAGAACCCACCTCACAAGCTTGGATGATCAGCCATTAGGTAAAGCTGCGCTTGTAATCATTATTTTCCTGGATGTTTTCATCCTTGTTTCCATTTTTAACGGACTCGAAGCACACACTAGGCAGCTTTCATCCCCTGACGACTACATCCCTAATGCCTGCCGTGAGATCATAGTCAATCGCCAATGGAATCCTACTAACCGGATTGACAACATTTCGCAAATCATCATTGCTTCAAGCACAACCTATTACCGGGGCGAGGAAAGGAAACGCGAACAGCATCCTGTCTGTGTGCCCTATAGTGATCTTGTTGACCAAATCAAAAGCGATAAGGTGCTTGTCGGCATCTTCGAAGAGCGGAGTAAGGCTGAACGTGAGGCACGCGAGCTACAAAGAGAAATTGACAATCTGAAAGGAGCTTACGATACGTCCCTGCTCGAAACCATTGCGAAAAAGCAGGAAAGTCAAACCAAAGTAGCCGCGATAAAGGAAGATTTTCTAAAGAAGAGTGCTGCCCTTGATACGTTGAAAGCAAAAATTGCATCTTTGGAACAGTCGATTAACGGTGACCCGAAAATAAAGCTTCTCTGGGAAAAACTGCAAACCTTGCAAGAGCAGGACAGACAAAAACTGCTATCCGACCTGCGAACGATAAATTTCTGGTACCCAGTTAAAAGACTTGGAATGCAGTTGATGTTCCTGATTCCGCTTTTCATTGCTTTTTACCTCTGGAACAGCACAAGCATAAGGAAAAGCCGGGGAATACAGACTCTCGTATCTTCGCACCTTCTTGGCGTATCATGTATTCCGATCCTTTTTAAAATCACCGAAGCTGTCTATGACATAATTCCTAAAAAACTGTTGAAGCAACTGATTGATTTCTTGGAATCATTTAAGCTCATAGCATTATGGCACTACATTGTAATTGCTATCTCGGTGGGTGTTTCACTTCTTTTAATATACATCATTCAGAAAAAGCTTTTCTCCAGTGAAAGAATCGGCAGAATAATTGAGCGCCGGATTTCCAATGGAGACTGCCAACAATGTGGAAAGCATTTGCCAAGCGGGTCATCAGCTTGTCCTTTCTGTGGTTTTGGCCAGTATAAGCTATGCAGCCATTGCCAGAAGCAGATGCATGTATATGGCAAATTTTGCCGAGAATGTGGCCAGAAGGCGACTGACTGACGCGAAGCCAAGGCACAACGAGGCGGCACTCAGTCGGCGCGATAAACCTGCACCAGGTCACCGGCCGCCCCGTTGATTGTTACAGAACCAACCGCACCCCTCATCCCCAGGAGCCCCCATGCCAATCCGCATCCTCCTCCCCATCGTCACCCTGCTGCTGACCTGTTCCCTTGCTGGAGCCGAGATGTATAAGTGGGTGGACGAGCACGGGGTGGTGACGTTCAAGGACACGCCTCCGCCGGCAACGAAGAAGGGGAAAAAGGTGAAGGTCTACACCGACGGCGATTTCGCGCCGGCGCCGTCTCCGCAACCGGCGGCTCCGCGCAGGGCTACGTCGGCACCGCAGCCCGCACCGCCCGTGAAGCAGCGCTTCACCGGCACGGTTGAGCTGTACGTGACCGACTGGTGCGGTTACTGCAAGCGGGCGGAGAGGTACCTGCAGAGCAAGGGCGTTTCCTATGTGGCCTACGACATCGAAAAGGACAGCGCCGCCATGCAGCGGCACAAGGATCTGGGGGGCCGGGGTGTGCCGCTGATCGTGGTGGGCTCTCACAAGATTTCCGGGTTTTCGCCCGAGACGATCGATTATTATCTGGAGAACGGCCGGTAAGGCCATTGCCCGCAGCCGTCTCCGTTACGACAGGAGCATGACATGATCCAACGATGCGAATGGTGCGGCACCGATCCCCTCTACGTGGCCTACCACGACGGGGAATGGGGCGTGCCCGCCCACGATGACCGGCACCTCTTCGAGATGCTGATCCTGGAGGGGGCCCAGGCGGGGCTTTCATGGCTGACGATCCTGCGCAAGCGCGAGGCGTACCGCCGGGCATTCGCCGGGTTCGACGCGGAAACGGTGGCCGCCTGGTCCGAGGCCGACGTGGCGCGGCTGCTGGCCGATCCGGGGATCGTGCGCAACCGGCTCAAGATCGAGTCGACCATCAGGAATGCCCGGGGCGTGCTGAAGATCCGGGAGGAGTTCGGCTCTCTCGATGCCTACCTGTGGCGGTTCGTGGACCATGCGCCCCGGCACAATGCCTG
Protein-coding regions in this window:
- a CDS encoding glutaredoxin domain-containing protein, producing MPIRILLPIVTLLLTCSLAGAEMYKWVDEHGVVTFKDTPPPATKKGKKVKVYTDGDFAPAPSPQPAAPRRATSAPQPAPPVKQRFTGTVELYVTDWCGYCKRAERYLQSKGVSYVAYDIEKDSAAMQRHKDLGGRGVPLIVVGSHKISGFSPETIDYYLENGR
- a CDS encoding zinc ribbon domain-containing protein → MSAWEKFKNKFGKIRTHLTSLDDQPLGKAALVIIIFLDVFILVSIFNGLEAHTRQLSSPDDYIPNACREIIVNRQWNPTNRIDNISQIIIASSTTYYRGEERKREQHPVCVPYSDLVDQIKSDKVLVGIFEERSKAEREARELQREIDNLKGAYDTSLLETIAKKQESQTKVAAIKEDFLKKSAALDTLKAKIASLEQSINGDPKIKLLWEKLQTLQEQDRQKLLSDLRTINFWYPVKRLGMQLMFLIPLFIAFYLWNSTSIRKSRGIQTLVSSHLLGVSCIPILFKITEAVYDIIPKKLLKQLIDFLESFKLIALWHYIVIAISVGVSLLLIYIIQKKLFSSERIGRIIERRISNGDCQQCGKHLPSGSSACPFCGFGQYKLCSHCQKQMHVYGKFCRECGQKATD
- a CDS encoding DNA-3-methyladenine glycosylase I; translation: MIQRCEWCGTDPLYVAYHDGEWGVPAHDDRHLFEMLILEGAQAGLSWLTILRKREAYRRAFAGFDAETVAAWSEADVARLLADPGIVRNRLKIESTIRNARGVLKIREEFGSLDAYLWRFVDHAPRHNAWRSLTDIPARTEQSDAMSKDLKRRGFNFVGSTICYAFMQAVGMVNDHVVHCFRHDEIRRSGG